A stretch of Desulfotalea psychrophila LSv54 DNA encodes these proteins:
- a CDS encoding alpha-ketoacid dehydrogenase subunit beta, which translates to MSEKNMIQTTYREAVRAAMREAMQRDKRVFLLGEDVGRYGGCFAVSKGLLEEFGPERIIDTPLSESAFTGAGIGAALGGMRPIVEIMTVNFSLLAADQIINNAATFLHMSGGLFNVPLVIRMSTGGGKQLAAQHSHSLEGWYAHVPGIKVLTPATLEDARGMLWTALEDPDPVLIFEHQGLLNMEGPLAADAGAVDIDRALIRRRGRDLTIITYGASLFKALEAAEALAGEGIEAEVIDLRTLRPLDEETFLSSIATTHRALIVDEGWRSGGISAEISARIMEGAFYDLDVPVERICGAEVPMPYAKHLEDAAMPQAETIVTTAKRMVASND; encoded by the coding sequence ATGAGCGAAAAAAACATGATTCAGACCACGTATCGGGAAGCTGTGCGGGCAGCGATGCGCGAAGCGATGCAACGGGACAAAAGAGTGTTTCTTTTGGGGGAGGATGTCGGCCGGTACGGTGGCTGCTTTGCAGTCAGTAAAGGGCTGCTCGAAGAGTTCGGCCCGGAGCGGATCATCGACACGCCCCTGTCGGAGTCGGCCTTCACCGGGGCCGGCATTGGGGCTGCCCTTGGCGGCATGCGTCCCATCGTGGAAATTATGACGGTCAATTTCAGCCTTTTGGCAGCCGATCAGATCATCAACAATGCCGCAACATTTCTGCATATGTCGGGCGGGCTGTTCAATGTTCCTCTGGTTATCCGCATGTCCACCGGCGGCGGCAAGCAGCTGGCGGCCCAGCACTCTCACAGCCTGGAGGGGTGGTATGCCCATGTTCCCGGCATCAAGGTGTTGACCCCGGCAACCCTGGAGGATGCGCGAGGCATGCTCTGGACCGCCCTGGAAGACCCCGATCCGGTGCTCATCTTTGAACACCAGGGGTTGCTGAACATGGAGGGGCCGCTGGCGGCAGACGCAGGAGCCGTGGACATTGACAGGGCCCTGATACGCCGACGAGGCCGTGACCTGACGATCATCACCTACGGCGCCAGCCTGTTCAAGGCTCTGGAGGCGGCCGAAGCACTCGCCGGCGAAGGCATCGAGGCGGAAGTGATAGACCTGCGGACCCTGCGGCCGCTGGATGAGGAGACTTTCCTCTCCTCCATCGCAACTACGCACCGGGCACTGATCGTCGATGAAGGCTGGCGTAGCGGGGGAATTTCCGCAGAGATCAGTGCACGTATCATGGAAGGTGCCTTTTACGATCTGGATGTCCCCGTCGAGAGGATCTGTGGCGCCGAGGTCCCCATGCCCTACGCCAAACACCTTGAAGACGCGGCGATGCCGCAGGCTGAGACCATCGTCACAACCGCAAAAAGAATGGTGGCTTCCAATGACTGA
- the nhaR gene encoding transcriptional activator NhaR, with amino-acid sequence MEWLNYHHLFYFWTVMKEGSITAASAKLSLAQSTVSAQLSKFEENLGAKLFRRVGRNIEPTDMGHLVFRYADEIFSLGREMMDSLHGRPVAGPLSLKVGIVDVIPKLVARKLLEPTGKLPEKVRLSCHEGKDEQLLAELALHNLDVVLTDTPIRSSLSIKAYNHLLGECGVSFFGVEKLAKPRQSNFPHSLDEAPMLLPMPMSSSRGMLDQWFERIGVHPVIIGEFDDNALVKVFGQAGDGIFMAPTVIEKEVAQQYQVQVIGRTNKIREKFYAISVERIIKHPAVAAISDAAQQKLFFEC; translated from the coding sequence ATGGAATGGCTCAACTACCATCATCTGTTTTATTTTTGGACTGTAATGAAAGAGGGGAGCATCACAGCAGCCAGCGCCAAACTCAGCTTAGCTCAGTCAACAGTGAGCGCCCAATTATCTAAATTCGAAGAAAATTTAGGGGCAAAACTGTTCAGGCGGGTCGGCCGAAATATTGAACCTACAGACATGGGACATCTTGTTTTTCGGTATGCAGATGAGATATTTTCTCTGGGCCGGGAAATGATGGACTCTCTACATGGTCGGCCAGTTGCTGGCCCCTTATCACTGAAAGTGGGCATCGTCGACGTAATTCCAAAACTTGTGGCTCGAAAGCTTCTTGAGCCAACAGGAAAGCTACCTGAAAAAGTGCGTTTGAGTTGTCACGAGGGAAAAGATGAACAGTTACTTGCCGAACTGGCCTTGCATAATCTCGATGTGGTTTTGACAGATACTCCGATTCGCTCAAGTTTAAGTATCAAGGCCTACAATCATCTTCTAGGTGAGTGCGGTGTCTCTTTTTTTGGGGTCGAAAAACTTGCCAAACCGCGCCAGAGCAACTTCCCCCATTCCCTAGATGAAGCGCCCATGTTGCTGCCCATGCCCATGAGCTCATCGCGAGGCATGCTCGACCAGTGGTTTGAAAGAATTGGAGTTCACCCGGTAATAATTGGCGAGTTTGATGATAATGCATTAGTTAAAGTGTTTGGACAAGCTGGTGATGGCATTTTCATGGCACCAACAGTTATCGAAAAAGAAGTTGCACAACAGTATCAAGTTCAGGTGATTGGACGTACAAATAAAATAAGAGAAAAATTTTATGCAATTTCGGTTGAGCGGATTATCAAACATCCTGCCGTAGCAGCTATCTCTGATGCTGCCCAACAAAAACTATTTTTTGAATGTTAG
- the pdhA gene encoding pyruvate dehydrogenase (acetyl-transferring) E1 component subunit alpha: MKVKATSGSAGAGVDPAHARQLLYQMVRIRRFEEKAAELYTKMKIRGFLHLYIGEEAVAAGVSAALEPEDASVGTYREHGNALARGISAGAIMAEMYGKQEGCSRGRGGSMHIFDDKTRFYGGNAIVGGGLPLAVGLALADKMQGKKRVTCCFFGDGAVSEGEFHESMNLAALWNLPVLFICENNLYAMGTALERSQSVTDLTRKAVSYRIAASAVDGMDVLAVEAAANEAVNAVRSGQKPYFLECRTYRFRAHSMFDPELYRSKAEVDKWKKRCPIDSFVKRLKKQDLLSDGDMEKLERQVAREIEEAVAFAENGTWEPVEDLTRFVYSERGTT, encoded by the coding sequence ATGAAGGTAAAAGCGACAAGCGGCTCGGCAGGGGCCGGGGTTGATCCTGCGCATGCGCGACAGCTGCTGTATCAGATGGTGCGCATACGGCGTTTTGAAGAGAAGGCTGCTGAACTCTACACCAAGATGAAGATCCGCGGCTTTCTGCATCTCTATATTGGTGAAGAGGCGGTGGCCGCTGGCGTGAGCGCGGCGCTTGAACCGGAGGATGCCTCAGTGGGCACCTACCGCGAACACGGCAACGCCTTGGCCCGTGGCATATCCGCCGGCGCCATCATGGCGGAAATGTACGGCAAACAGGAGGGTTGCAGCCGGGGGCGAGGCGGGTCGATGCACATATTTGACGACAAGACCCGGTTCTACGGCGGTAACGCCATCGTCGGCGGCGGCTTGCCACTGGCGGTGGGATTGGCCCTGGCTGACAAGATGCAGGGCAAAAAGCGTGTCACCTGCTGTTTCTTCGGTGACGGAGCCGTCTCCGAAGGGGAGTTTCACGAATCGATGAACCTGGCCGCCCTCTGGAACCTCCCGGTCCTTTTTATCTGTGAGAACAATCTTTATGCCATGGGCACCGCCTTGGAGCGGTCGCAGTCGGTCACCGATCTGACCCGTAAGGCGGTCAGCTACCGCATTGCCGCCTCAGCCGTGGATGGCATGGATGTACTTGCCGTTGAGGCGGCGGCCAATGAAGCTGTGAACGCTGTGCGCTCGGGACAAAAACCGTACTTTCTGGAGTGCCGCACCTACCGTTTCCGGGCCCATTCGATGTTTGATCCGGAACTCTATCGGTCCAAGGCCGAGGTCGACAAGTGGAAGAAACGTTGCCCCATCGATTCCTTCGTCAAACGCCTCAAGAAGCAGGATCTGCTAAGCGATGGCGACATGGAGAAACTGGAGCGGCAAGTTGCCAGGGAAATTGAAGAGGCGGTGGCTTTTGCCGAAAACGGTACCTGGGAGCCGGTGGAGGATCTAACGCGCTTTGTTTATTCGGAAAGGGGGACGACATGA
- a CDS encoding integrase core domain-containing protein: protein MEHRLIKPMHPQSNGMVERFNGRIAAILKRTTFESAQDLEDTMHRYELVYNSHPQKALKHLTPMDKLKEFHQLKPNLFKKRPTNRRAPTSNNKTFLYQVTTSKRNMLLILLRMYNAQRMS, encoded by the coding sequence ATTGAGCATAGACTTATAAAGCCAATGCATCCTCAATCAAACGGAATGGTTGAACGTTTCAATGGGCGCATTGCTGCCATTCTGAAAAGAACTACTTTCGAGTCAGCACAAGATCTTGAGGATACAATGCACCGATACGAACTCGTTTATAATAGCCACCCGCAAAAAGCATTGAAGCATTTAACGCCCATGGATAAGCTGAAAGAGTTTCATCAACTCAAACCAAATTTATTTAAGAAGCGGCCAACCAATCGTCGGGCCCCAACAAGTAACAATAAAACATTCCTTTACCAAGTTACGACCTCGAAACGCAACATGCTCCTAATTCTTTTACGTATGTATAATGCTCAACGGATGAGTTAA
- a CDS encoding lipoate--protein ligase, which produces MLFIDNSGITDPRLNLAFEEYCLRNLDPQHDYLLLYINEPAVIIGRSQNAFQEIDHAFVRQKEIHVVRRISGGGAVYHDHGNLNFSFITKYEKSNILNFKKITAPVIKALQGLGVPAELSERNNIFAFGMKISGMAQYSTKKSIVSHGTLLFDVEMQDLARALKGKVEQTDSRGVPSVRSRVTNICEHLVGYMDMDTFKNSIQDSIFAPYGGMREKKLTDKDWKDIHLLSKEKYHAWEWNYGKSPECRIRRTARLNDCRIDLDLMVKGGIVKNIKICGDSACGNDMQGLEAVLTGRRYDLDEFKRALCSVDLQCYFWQLTPDKLANCLCGCYPEES; this is translated from the coding sequence ATGTTATTTATCGATAATTCCGGCATTACCGACCCGCGCCTCAACCTGGCTTTCGAAGAATATTGCCTGAGGAATCTTGATCCGCAGCATGACTACCTGCTATTGTATATCAATGAGCCTGCTGTCATAATAGGAAGAAGCCAGAATGCGTTTCAGGAAATCGATCACGCATTCGTCAGACAGAAGGAGATTCATGTCGTTCGCAGGATTTCGGGAGGTGGCGCCGTCTACCATGACCACGGGAATCTGAATTTTAGTTTCATCACCAAATACGAAAAATCGAACATACTTAATTTCAAAAAAATCACCGCGCCGGTTATCAAGGCATTGCAGGGCCTGGGCGTTCCGGCAGAACTTTCCGAGAGAAACAATATCTTCGCTTTCGGCATGAAAATATCTGGAATGGCCCAATATTCAACGAAAAAGAGCATAGTCAGCCACGGAACACTGCTTTTTGATGTGGAGATGCAAGACTTGGCTCGCGCCCTGAAGGGGAAAGTGGAGCAAACTGACTCCAGGGGCGTACCATCCGTCAGAAGCAGGGTGACAAACATCTGCGAGCACCTTGTAGGCTACATGGATATGGACACTTTCAAGAACAGTATACAGGATTCTATTTTTGCGCCGTACGGCGGCATGCGGGAAAAGAAACTGACCGACAAGGACTGGAAAGACATCCACCTGCTGTCCAAAGAAAAGTACCATGCCTGGGAATGGAACTATGGCAAATCCCCTGAATGCCGTATCCGCAGAACCGCCCGGTTGAATGACTGCCGGATTGACCTTGACCTAATGGTAAAGGGGGGGATTGTCAAAAATATCAAGATTTGTGGTGATAGTGCCTGTGGAAATGATATGCAAGGATTGGAAGCAGTGCTGACCGGTCGACGTTATGATCTTGATGAATTCAAAAGGGCGCTATGTAGCGTCGATCTGCAGTGCTACTTCTGGCAACTGACGCCTGACAAGCTTGCGAACTGCCTTTGTGGCTGTTATCCTGAAGAATCTTGA
- a CDS encoding acyl carrier protein — protein MRKEQIKETILRALQPITPEADLDGLAADENMQDALDIDSFDVLTFFVKLYEELGVEIPEEDYGQIITLNDLIGYLAARID, from the coding sequence ATGAGAAAAGAGCAAATCAAAGAGACCATCCTCCGGGCCCTGCAACCAATCACCCCCGAAGCCGATTTAGATGGGTTGGCTGCCGACGAGAACATGCAGGATGCCCTCGACATCGACTCTTTTGATGTCCTCACTTTTTTCGTCAAGCTCTATGAAGAACTCGGGGTGGAAATTCCAGAGGAGGACTATGGACAGATCATTACCCTAAACGACCTCATCGGCTACCTCGCTGCCCGCATCGACTGA
- a CDS encoding GNAT family N-acetyltransferase, with product MNITYRDASVNDFSTIIQIFVKNMSHSVFTKATDKDVLSCIAAIQMAEEFHIASCIKIAEWDGEICGVLIGATDASVPPAVSFDYNAMIRDANIKLTTTSEGQMVLTEMLLHNKNVKFESECEVILDCDGELMFFAVNQEYRRYKIGSCLVKNFEEFLQKCGSKKYFLHTDSQSTFQYYENNGFECVWKKQSIFNSSVEHYTYVKELGACCVSRS from the coding sequence ATGAATATTACCTACAGAGATGCTTCTGTTAATGACTTTAGCACTATTATACAAATATTTGTAAAGAATATGTCCCACAGCGTATTTACTAAAGCAACTGATAAAGATGTCCTTAGCTGCATAGCAGCTATTCAGATGGCAGAAGAATTTCATATTGCAAGTTGTATCAAAATAGCTGAATGGGATGGAGAGATATGTGGTGTTTTGATAGGTGCAACTGATGCTAGTGTGCCACCAGCAGTTTCATTCGACTATAACGCAATGATAAGAGATGCCAACATAAAGTTAACGACCACGAGTGAAGGACAGATGGTTTTAACAGAAATGCTTTTACATAATAAAAACGTAAAATTTGAATCGGAATGTGAGGTGATATTAGACTGTGATGGAGAATTGATGTTTTTTGCTGTGAATCAAGAGTACCGGCGCTACAAGATAGGATCTTGCTTAGTGAAGAACTTTGAAGAGTTTCTTCAGAAATGTGGTAGCAAAAAATATTTCCTTCATACTGATAGTCAATCCACTTTTCAATATTATGAGAACAACGGGTTTGAATGTGTGTGGAAAAAACAAAGTATATTTAACTCATCCGTTGAGCATTATACATACGTAAAAGAATTAGGAGCATGTTGCGTTTCGAGGTCGTAA
- a CDS encoding dihydrolipoamide acetyltransferase family protein, whose translation MTEFRMPSLGADMKEGRLVEWKVKLGDQVKRGDIIAEVETAKGVIEIEVFTDGVIEQILVQRGENVPVGTVLATIQGNGEQGRELREEALPEPVFKYKACLIAAHREEPAAEPPPAVVTAAGKRLRISPRARKLLAELDVELSTVQGTGQGGAITGIDIERAAAAEKAAAQSVPSTPGAAMRQAIATAMARSNREIPHYYLASRIDMSNTLRWLEAENKKRSIKERVLPVVPLIKATALALAKVPELNGYWLDNRQQPEEAVHIGFVISLRQGGLVAPAIHHANLKSLPELMETLSDLITRTRSGHLRSSELTDATVTITNLGDLGVEVVHGVIYPPQVALVGFGKILEQPWAKDGMLGIRPILTATLAADHRATDGHRGAQFLEALNHHLQKPEEL comes from the coding sequence ATGACTGAGTTCCGCATGCCCAGCCTGGGTGCCGACATGAAAGAGGGGCGGCTGGTCGAATGGAAGGTCAAGCTGGGCGATCAGGTCAAACGTGGCGATATCATTGCCGAGGTGGAAACCGCAAAAGGGGTGATCGAGATCGAGGTGTTTACCGACGGCGTCATCGAGCAGATCCTGGTCCAGCGGGGCGAGAATGTTCCCGTGGGCACTGTGCTGGCGACCATCCAGGGGAACGGAGAGCAGGGCAGGGAGCTGAGGGAAGAAGCGTTGCCGGAACCGGTGTTCAAGTACAAGGCCTGCCTGATCGCGGCGCACCGTGAGGAACCGGCGGCAGAGCCGCCTCCGGCTGTGGTCACTGCAGCGGGCAAAAGGCTGAGGATTTCGCCCCGGGCGCGCAAGCTGCTTGCTGAACTGGACGTTGAACTGAGCACAGTCCAGGGCACAGGGCAGGGCGGCGCCATCACCGGCATCGACATTGAACGTGCCGCAGCGGCGGAAAAGGCCGCAGCCCAATCGGTGCCATCTACGCCAGGGGCCGCCATGCGGCAGGCCATTGCAACCGCAATGGCCCGGTCCAACCGGGAAATTCCTCATTACTATCTGGCCAGCCGCATCGATATGAGCAATACCCTGCGCTGGCTGGAGGCAGAGAACAAGAAACGTTCTATCAAGGAGCGGGTATTGCCTGTGGTGCCGCTGATCAAAGCCACCGCCCTGGCCCTGGCAAAGGTGCCGGAACTCAACGGTTATTGGCTCGACAATCGCCAACAGCCCGAGGAAGCGGTGCATATCGGCTTCGTTATCTCGCTTCGGCAGGGCGGCCTGGTGGCACCGGCCATTCACCATGCCAACCTCAAGAGCCTGCCCGAGCTGATGGAAACCTTGTCCGACCTGATTACCCGCACCCGCAGCGGTCACCTGCGCAGCTCGGAGCTGACCGATGCTACCGTTACCATAACAAACCTGGGGGACCTGGGGGTTGAGGTGGTTCATGGCGTCATCTATCCCCCCCAAGTAGCGCTGGTCGGGTTCGGTAAAATCCTGGAGCAGCCTTGGGCCAAGGACGGTATGCTCGGCATTCGTCCCATCCTGACAGCCACTCTGGCCGCAGACCACCGTGCCACCGACGGCCATCGCGGGGCCCAGTTTCTGGAAGCCCTCAACCACCACCTGCAAAAACCGGAAGAGTTATGA